The Proteiniphilum propionicum genome contains the following window.
ATATATTTAGGGTTGGATCTCGAACTTGATGGAAGAATATACAGTTAATCTGTGATTAATGTTTAAGGAGAATTGATGAGGTGGTAACATATGTTTGATCTTTTATTAATTCTCCTTTTCTTGAAATATTAAACATTGAGTCCCCTCCGAAAAGTCTTTTTTGCCGAAATTTTTCTGAAAACGTCTATTGATTTTCAACGAGTTGTAACCCTGTAAAATTAGGCTTGGGGGGGCGGAGCAGACTCAACATTAAAATAATCCTAAAAATGAGAATCTTAATTAGTATTAATTGCATCTTTCTATTATTTTCTTTTACGAATTGCTGGAATAATTCCAGCAATATTAAGGATGATTTTGATAAAGAAATTCTTTTAACGAAATATGATTCTATTAATTTGGAAAATATGGGAATATTAAATCCTGTATATTTTTCACTCACAGATTCTTTTATTGTTATTCAGAACAGAGGTGTTGAAAATAATCTTACATTGATAAATAGAAATGATTCTTTCGTTTTTGATATAGCCAAAAAAGGCAATGGACCAAACGAAATAGTACAGTTCATACCAGTTCCAAATAATAGAAAAAATATAATAACTTTTGCAGACAGGGCAAAAAAAAAGCTATATTCATTCAGAACAATATATGAGGAACCTATTCTCTTTAATGAAATTAGTTTTGATGACAAAACTCCTCGTTTTTTTTCATTAAACATCTTAAATGATAGCATACTCGTTTGTACAGGAATGTTTTCCGAAGGACGTTTTGGATTATATAATATTAAAAATAAATCCATTGTTTACACCGGAAATTATCCAAAAAATAATGAATCCGAACACCTCTCTTTTCCTCATATTGCTGCACTATATTCTGGAACACAAATAGGAATTAAGCCAGAAGGAGATCTATTCGCCGCTATATACAATGGGTTATTTGATATTTACAAATTACAAAACAATAACGAATTAGTTAACTGTAAATCGATTTATTATCATTTTCCCAAATTTAACATTTTTGAAAATGGACCTATTATTGGTAATTCTAAAGAAACAAAAGAGGGGTTTAGGTCTATTTCTTGTGATTCAGATCACATCTATTTACTTTACTCCGGAAAATCAATGAAAGATTATGATATGGATGCTTTCACTGGAAATAAGATATACGTATACAACTGGCAAGGAGATCCGGTTGTTTCTTATATTACGGATTCTGATTTAAAATCAATTTTTATTGAGGGTCATTTTCTTTGGGGAGTAGAAAAAAATGGCACCTTTATGTATAAATACTTCATCGATTAATATCATTTTTACCGCAAAAAAGTGTTCGCTATTGGAAAATAGTTGATGTGTCCGTGGGTATGTCGACTTTTTGGAGTCGATTCTAACAAAAGAACTGGAGCAAGGATAACTCAATAATTATCGACTCAGGATTAAGCTGGCCCTCCTGCCCCGAATACATGACCTGAACGAATACGACTTCAAATTCTCGAGCAGCATAGGTATAAGGCAAATGAAACAGCTCAGGGAGTTGCTCTGGGTTGATCAATTGTATAATTTGGTGCTTATGGGACCCAGCGGCACTGGCAATGAATAATAAAATAGAGCAGAGCAAGCTATATAAAATAAAATTTAATTGAAAAGCTAACATCAATATGTAAAGAGCGTGACAATATATTTGTATTCTAAAATATTTATCCTGCGGGTGTACACAAATTGAATATGAAAAGAAACCGATACTGCCGGACAGGACAACCCGGATAAGCATCACCTACAATGTCGACGACCGGGGGTATTTCAATAAAACCGTTTCGGTGTACGGCAATACGGACAACTCGCCGTTGATTATACGGCTAAAAGGAAATACGGAATAAAAATCCTCTGCAAAAGAGGCAAAAATCAATAGTTTTAAACAATTAAATTTTTAAAGGAATGAGGAAGAAAATTCTTTCGGGCGTATTTGCCCTCGTACTCCTTGCAACCGCAGGTTTCGGAATGTACAAAAGTTTGAACGGAAATGTCAATTTAAGTGATTTGGCGTTGGCAAATGTGGAGGCATTGGCGCAAGGGGAAAATGGAGGAGAACGTGAAGATTGTGTTCCGGCCTACGACATTTGTTGTGAACTAGTTATTTATCCTGATGGAGATTATGGTGAAGATTGTTTACTTGACCATACCAAAAAACCAGGATGGCTATAAGTAGCTAAAATAATTAACTTCATGGAGGGGCATAGGCATTCTGCTGCACAAATAACAAAGGATATTTTCTATGCTCCTCTTTTTTATTCGAACGATTATGGATTTTGTAAATATAAGATATATTGGATTGACATTATTACTATTTATTAGTTGTAATCCAACGGAAAAAAAGGAGAATGTTATTTGTTTCAACGAAGAATACATTTTAGAACATACTCAATATGATACAGAATTATACATT
Protein-coding sequences here:
- a CDS encoding BF3164 family lipoprotein; this translates as MRILISINCIFLLFSFTNCWNNSSNIKDDFDKEILLTKYDSINLENMGILNPVYFSLTDSFIVIQNRGVENNLTLINRNDSFVFDIAKKGNGPNEIVQFIPVPNNRKNIITFADRAKKKLYSFRTIYEEPILFNEISFDDKTPRFFSLNILNDSILVCTGMFSEGRFGLYNIKNKSIVYTGNYPKNNESEHLSFPHIAALYSGTQIGIKPEGDLFAAIYNGLFDIYKLQNNNELVNCKSIYYHFPKFNIFENGPIIGNSKETKEGFRSISCDSDHIYLLYSGKSMKDYDMDAFTGNKIYVYNWQGDPVVSYITDSDLKSIFIEGHFLWGVEKNGTFMYKYFID
- a CDS encoding ATP-binding protein yields the protein MALLPRIHDLNEYDFKFSSSIGIRQMKQLRELLWVDQLYNLVLMGPSGTGNE
- a CDS encoding NVEALA domain-containing protein, encoding MRKKILSGVFALVLLATAGFGMYKSLNGNVNLSDLALANVEALAQGENGGEREDCVPAYDICCELVIYPDGDYGEDCLLDHTKKPGWL
- a CDS encoding DUF1573 domain-containing protein yields the protein MLKYLSCGCTQIEYEKKPILPDRTTRISITYNVDDRGYFNKTVSVYGNTDNSPLIIRLKGNTE